The nucleotide sequence ATGCTGTCGGTCATTGCCGGGCATGATCCGAAGGATTCGACATCCGCCGCAGAGCCTGTTCCAGACTATCTTGGTACGGTCAATCGGGAAATCAGAGGCATGCGGATCGGCATCGTACGGGAATATGCGGCCAGCGAGGGCATGGATCCGGATGTGGCCGGCGCCATCGATGGGGCCATTGCCACGCTGAAATCCCTGGGTGCCGAAATCGTCGATGTATCGCTTCCCCATACGGCTTATGCCGTCCAGAGCTACTACGTCATTGCTCCTGCAGAGGCCTGCTCGAATCTGGCCCGCTACGACGGGGTCAAATACGGTTTTCGCGCCGATGGCGCCGGTTCCCTGATGGAGATGTACCGGAGCACCCGATCCCGGGGCTTCGGGCAGGAAGTGCAGCGAAGAATATTGCTGGGGACCTTCGCCCTCTCCTCCGGGTATTACGATGCCTATTACCGGAAGGCATCCCAGGTGCGCACCCTCATCCGGAACGATTTCATCGAAACCTTCCGGAAGTGTGACGTGATCGCCGGGCCGGTGGCGCCCACACCCGCCTTTCGGATAGGCGCCCATATCGATGATCCGCTGACCATGTACCTGAACGACATTTTCACCATTTCGGCCAATCTGGCGGGCATTCCCGGTCTGTCCGTGCCCTGTGGCTTTTCGGGAAACGGGCTTCCGATCGGCTTGCAGATCATGGGCCCGCATTTCAGCGAAGCCACCCTCCTGCAGGTGGCGAACCAGTTTGAAACGGCAACGGAATTTCACATGAAAAAGCCCCGGATTCCAGGTTCCGAAGGCTGACAGATTGCCTTTTCCCTGAATCAGCATGAACGCCTCAATTGTCGATCATTCCTCAACCCCATTTTGAAGGATATATCATGACGACCATCGTGCCCGAAGGAGAAGACTTGCGGAAAGCGGCCAAGTGGATTTATGAACAGCGACGGGATAATCCCGAAAAGAGCCTCCGCGAAGTCATCGCCGAGGCCTGCATCAAATTCGATCTTTCTCCCATGGATGCGGAATATCTCGATCAATCCATCGAAAGAAATGGGTGATTGCCTGTGGGCTGCGTTCAGGTCCTCCCCGACAACCTGATCAACCAGATTGCCGCCGGTGAAATCATCGAGCGGCCGGCATCCGTGGTTAAGGAACTCGTCGAAAATGCCATCGATGCCGGTGCAGATCGGATCGGCATCGAAATCGAAGCAGGCGGCAAGACACTGATCCGGGTGTCGGACAATGGCTGCGGCATGAGCCGGGAGGATGCCGTTCTGGCCGTCGAGCGCCATGCCACCAGCAAAATCCGAAGCGAAGCCGATCTGTTCGCCATCCATACCCTGGGCTTCCGCGGGGAGGCTCTACCGAGCATTGCCTCCGTTTCCAAATTTTCGCTCATCACCCGGGCGCAGGATACGGATTGCGGTGTCGAAATCGTCATCGAAGGAGGGCGCGTCGTTTCGATCCAGGATACCGGATCAGCTCCCGGAACGCTGGTCTCGGTGAACCAGCTTTTTTTCAATACGCCTGCCCGCAGAAAATTCATGAAGACCGCTGGCACCGAAATGAGCCACATTGCCGAGATCATCAACACGATTGCGCTCGGAAATCCCGGCATTCAATTCAAGCTCAGCCACAATGGCCATGTCATCTACCACTTCAGCAAGGCAGGCTCCGTTGCCGACAGGCTCTATGAAATCCTCGGACCTGCCACAACGGGCAGGCTGAAGTCGTTTTCGCAGGAGCAGGAAGATGCCAAAATCAGCGGCTGGGTGGGAGAGCCGACCCTCACCCGGACGAACGGCCGCTACCAATTCATCTATGTGAACGGCAGAAGCGTGCGGGATCGGCTGATCCAGCGGGCGATCATGGATGCCTTTACCGGATGGCTCATGAAAGGCCAGTTTCCGGTTGCCGTTCTGTGGTTGGAAGTGCCCGCCCACACGGTGGATGTGAATGTCCATCCGACGAAAAGCCAGGTCAAATTTGCCGATTCGCAAAAAATCTATTCGCTGATCAAGGGGCTTGTCGCAAAAACCATCGGCCATGGGCAAGACGCTTCTGTCGAGGCCCATCCATTCAAATCCGGGATCGGGATGATGCCGGGGCGTTTTCCCGCCCCCCTGCAGGCGGATCGGCTCTTCGAAATCCGGGAAGAACCGGGGGGGGTCGAAAAACAGATCGCTGCCGCTGTAGCGGAGCCGCGAGCAGCCGCTTTCCCGCCTCCAATCCAGCAAAGCATCCCGGGTGCCGGAGCGGAAATCTCCCCAGATGGCAGTTTCATTCCGTTTGACGATCTCGTCGTGATCGGGCAACTCCACGAAACCTATATCCTGTGTGAAACCGGTGCCTCCCTTGTCCTCATCGATCAGCATGCGGCGCACGAGCGCATCGTCTACGAGCGTCTCTCCCGATCCCCCCATCCGGAAACGCAGTATCTGCTGATTCCCCAATCCCTGGATTGCAGCCCGAGAGAGGCGGATATCCTCCTGAGGCTCGCGCCCAAACTGCAGACCGTCGGGCTTGAAATCGAACCCTTCGGAAGAACTACGTTCGCCGTGCTGGCCGTGCCTGCCCTGATCGATGCCTCCGAGGCCGAACGCATCGTCCGGGAATTGATCGACCGGCTGCTCGATACCGGGAACGATGCAGCGGAACCGACGATCCTGGATGCCTGCATCAAGGTGATGGCTTGTCACAGCGCCATCCGGGCCAACCAGAAGCTTTCCCGGGATGAGATGCAATCCCTGATTCGGCAGCTTGGCAAATGTGAATTTCCGGCGCGTTGCCCCCACGGAAGACCGACCTGGATCGCCATGGGGCAGCGGGAAATCGAAAAGAAATTCGGCAGACTGGGATCGATCTCCGGATGAGCGTCGAGCGGATCCTGTCCATCGATTGCGGCACCCAAAGCCTCAAGGCCCTCGTGTTCGATCTCGAGGGAAATCTGCTTGCCCGAAGACAGGTCGTTTTCAGGCCCTATGTTTCGCCGCAGCCCGGCTGGGCGGAGCAGGATCCGGAAGTGTTCTGGCAGGCGCTGTGTGCGGCATGCAAGGCCTTGTGGCAGGACATTGAACCGCAGAGCATCGGGGTCGTTACCCTGACCAGCCAGCGGGGAAGCGTGGTCAATGTCGATGGGACCGGAAAACCACTTCGGCCTGCCATGTTGTGGCTCGATCAGCGAAAGACGCATGGGCAGCGGTTCATCGGTGGCCCGTGGGGTTGGTTTTTCCGCGTGGCAGGGCTCAGGGAAACCGTTTCCTATTTTCAATCCGAGGCGGAGGCCAACTGGATTGCGGCCTATCAGCCGGATGTCTGGCGCGCCACACACAAGTATCTGCTCCTGTCCGGGTTTTTGACCCACCGGCTCATCGGCCGGTTTGTCGACAGCATCGGATGCCAGGTCGGCTATGTGCCCTTCGATTTCAAACGGTTTCGATGGGCTGCGGGCTGGGACTGGAAATGGCTCGTTCTGCCCGTGAAGCCGGAAATGCTGCCGGAGGTGATGCCGCCGGCATCGATCCTTGGCGAAATCACCCGGGAAGCCTCCCGGCAGACCGGCATCCCCGAAGGGCTCCCGTTCGTGTCGGGAGCGGCGGACAAGGCCTGTGAGGTGATCGGCTCCGGCGGGCTTTCGACCCACGTGGCATGCCTGAGTTATGGAACCACGGCAACGATCAACGTCACTTCCCATCGGTATCTGGAAGCCATCCCGCTGATTCCGCCCTATCCCGCCGCAGTGCCGGATCACTATACGATGGAGGTCCAGGTTTTCCGCGGCTACTGGATGGTGAGCTGGTTCCGGGATGAATTCGGCTATCCCGAGACGCTGCGCGCCAGGGAAGAAGGCATATCGCCTGAGGTGCTCTTTGAATCCCTTCTGGAAGAGGCGCCGGT is from Desulfatirhabdium butyrativorans DSM 18734 and encodes:
- the gatA gene encoding Asp-tRNA(Asn)/Glu-tRNA(Gln) amidotransferase subunit GatA; the encoded protein is MNLAKLTIRQAHEGLKRKEFTAVELTQAMLSRIELVDPAIRAYLTVVPELAMAQAKEADRAIQQGRMGPLTGIPLAIKDLICTRGIRTTCASKILENFVPPYDATVIEKLSAAGAIILGKLNMDEFAMGSSTEHSAFQVTRNPWDTSCIPGGSSGGSAASVAADICLGSLGSDTGGSIRQPASHCGVVGLKPTYGRVSRYGLVAFASSLDQIGPLGKSVWDVAAMLSVIAGHDPKDSTSAAEPVPDYLGTVNREIRGMRIGIVREYAASEGMDPDVAGAIDGAIATLKSLGAEIVDVSLPHTAYAVQSYYVIAPAEACSNLARYDGVKYGFRADGAGSLMEMYRSTRSRGFGQEVQRRILLGTFALSSGYYDAYYRKASQVRTLIRNDFIETFRKCDVIAGPVAPTPAFRIGAHIDDPLTMYLNDIFTISANLAGIPGLSVPCGFSGNGLPIGLQIMGPHFSEATLLQVANQFETATEFHMKKPRIPGSEG
- the mutL gene encoding DNA mismatch repair endonuclease MutL — protein: MGCVQVLPDNLINQIAAGEIIERPASVVKELVENAIDAGADRIGIEIEAGGKTLIRVSDNGCGMSREDAVLAVERHATSKIRSEADLFAIHTLGFRGEALPSIASVSKFSLITRAQDTDCGVEIVIEGGRVVSIQDTGSAPGTLVSVNQLFFNTPARRKFMKTAGTEMSHIAEIINTIALGNPGIQFKLSHNGHVIYHFSKAGSVADRLYEILGPATTGRLKSFSQEQEDAKISGWVGEPTLTRTNGRYQFIYVNGRSVRDRLIQRAIMDAFTGWLMKGQFPVAVLWLEVPAHTVDVNVHPTKSQVKFADSQKIYSLIKGLVAKTIGHGQDASVEAHPFKSGIGMMPGRFPAPLQADRLFEIREEPGGVEKQIAAAVAEPRAAAFPPPIQQSIPGAGAEISPDGSFIPFDDLVVIGQLHETYILCETGASLVLIDQHAAHERIVYERLSRSPHPETQYLLIPQSLDCSPREADILLRLAPKLQTVGLEIEPFGRTTFAVLAVPALIDASEAERIVRELIDRLLDTGNDAAEPTILDACIKVMACHSAIRANQKLSRDEMQSLIRQLGKCEFPARCPHGRPTWIAMGQREIEKKFGRLGSISG
- a CDS encoding FGGY-family carbohydrate kinase; translation: MSVERILSIDCGTQSLKALVFDLEGNLLARRQVVFRPYVSPQPGWAEQDPEVFWQALCAACKALWQDIEPQSIGVVTLTSQRGSVVNVDGTGKPLRPAMLWLDQRKTHGQRFIGGPWGWFFRVAGLRETVSYFQSEAEANWIAAYQPDVWRATHKYLLLSGFLTHRLIGRFVDSIGCQVGYVPFDFKRFRWAAGWDWKWLVLPVKPEMLPEVMPPASILGEITREASRQTGIPEGLPFVSGAADKACEVIGSGGLSTHVACLSYGTTATINVTSHRYLEAIPLIPPYPAAVPDHYTMEVQVFRGYWMVSWFRDEFGYPETLRAREEGISPEVLFESLLEEAPVGSMGLMLQPYWTPGVKLPGPEAKGAIIGFGDVHNRAHLYRSILEGLAYALREGKERIEKKTRTPVTALRVSGGGSQSRNAMQLTADVFGLPAARPRLYETSGLGAAIDAAVGMGAFADFESAAAAMTHVAEVFEPDMKHHATYNALYHDVYKPLYRRLKPLYRKIRAITGYPA